The following coding sequences are from one Schizosaccharomyces osmophilus chromosome 1, complete sequence window:
- the rnh202 gene encoding ribonuclease H2 complex subunit Rnh202 → MAGKVFLLPHNSTSQQLVELFHPVTKHTLRYILTSDELLHVLKVGDSTQQRSWFIGDQVISDGHIYICAPVDIVIFLLPVLQELTWNRRFEPCRFLSFDDILDHFIAQGAHYSRVGQILGSKLEYTLQRICKINAAVGSLPKTYQLDKDAVIQMLLRKLRVAQENLPTSIIRELNRQLAPLDLDSPIPEDMFQLACKEHAGSLVLEDFSEDWFNQIISWEKELLPLHTYVGQLNEERRKKKEQEELSVSRKRPLGVNNDSNTAKSSTKGNSGSKKSKNFSGEGMAKISSFFQKK, encoded by the coding sequence ATGGCCGGAAAagtatttcttcttcctcacAATTCGACTAGTCAACAGTTGGTAGAACTCTTTCACCCGGTTACCAAACATACTCTCAGATATATACTCACGTCTGACGAATTATTGCACGTCTTGAAGGTAGGCGACTCTACTCAACAACGTTCTTGGTTTATAGGAGATCAAGTTATCTCTGACGGGCACATTTATATATGCGCTCCAGTAGATATAGTGATTTTTCTACTCCCTGTGCTTCAAGAGTTGACTTGGAATCGTCGATTTGAACCTTGTCGTTTCTTATCATTTGATGATATATTGGATCATTTTATTGCCCAAGGGGCTCACTATTCACGGGTTGGTCAAATTCTTGGCTCGAAATTAGAATACACACTGCAGAGAATATGTAAAATAAACGCAGCAGTTGGTTCATTACCAAAAACGTATCAATTGGATAAAGATGCGGTGATTCAAATGCTTCTTCGAAAACTAAGAGTTGCTCAAGAAAACCTACCAACAAGTATAATTCGTGAGTTGAATCGTCAATTAGCACCATTAGACTTGGACAGCCCTATCCCTGAAGATATGTTTCAGTTGGCTTGCAAAGAGCATGCTGGGTCCCTTGTTTTGGAAGACTTTTCCGAAGACTGGTTTAATCAAATAATTTCTTGGGAGAAAGAATTATTACCATTGCATACATACGTAGGACAACTTAATGAAGAAcggagaaaaaagaaagaacaagaagaacTATCGGTTTCTAGGAAAAGGCCGCTTGGCGTTAATAACGACTCAAATACCGCAAAATCATCCACAAAGGGCAATAGTGGGAGTAAGAAGTctaaaaatttttctgGAGAGGGAATGGCAAAgatatcttctttttttcaaaaaaaatga
- the rex2 gene encoding RNA exonuclease — protein MPFVENPLVWIDCEMTGLQVGKDVLMEVAAIITDGNLKPIPESFDAVIHLSDQQLASMNEWCITQHGKSGLTEKCRSSTLSVQEVERQLLIYIKKYVPDKRVALIAGNSVHADVRFLNIEMPKVIEHLHYRIVDVSTIKELAKRWRPDIRPYEKKGDHRALSDIMESIQELEYFRSNWLH, from the exons ATGCCTTTTGTTGAGAATCCTCTTGTTTGGATCGATTGTG AAATGACAGGCCTTCAGGTCGGGAAAGATGTTCTAATGGAAGTGGCTGCTATTATCACTGATGGTAATTTGAAACCAATTCCAGAG TCCTTCGATGCGGTGATTCATCTTAGCGATCAGCAACTGGCCTCCATGAATGAATGGTGCATAACG CAACATGGCAAATCTGGTTTAACCGAAAAATGCAGATCGAGCACTCTTTCCGTTCAAGAAGTGGAAAGACAATTAttaatttatataaaaaaatacgTCCCAGACAAACGTGTAGCTCTCATTGCTGGAAATAGTGTTCATGCTGATGTTCGTTTTCTAAACATTGAAATGCCCAAAGTTATTGAGCACTTGCACTACCGTATTGTTGATGTCTCTACCATCAAAGAACTAGCAAAACGTTGGCGCCCCGATATTCGTCcgtatgaaaaaaaaggagacCACCGCGCATTGTCTGATATCATGGAAAGCATTCAAGAACTTGAATATTTCCGATCCAATTGGCTTCATTAA